One window of uncultured Methanoregula sp. genomic DNA carries:
- a CDS encoding PAS domain-containing sensor histidine kinase, whose product MISVLLLDDDPVFLRKTKEYLESSGTFDVETRVYRPEDPSPVPALHYDAIVAGSGICGITDRETLRDATPAGNIRPAIILTTSDPVRDGFETLPPDVLVFVKTGNDPASRYAELSCMIRFIAHRNLPANRRTGTNRLYAAGDPVSEPAGSGAPSPGMIPCCEEYFRKFADSLPVIVADVDPDGRFLYANRTLSLLTGYSSSELTRDIDLYALIVPENRGRLEECLGALFSGGVCDPEEFQAIRKDGSTFSFLLHFTPLLKDGHIHEVRLIAIDISRHKEVVDALTRRETMFRMLTENSGSGFFITQGGRFRYVNPYFVRTTGYTLEDLDTRSVWDIIDPQDHDTVRQHRFAREKNPDIEGQFEIRYITRDGEDRFARITTSPISFEGKPATLGTMLDVTDQRTAQDGLRQANRKLNLLGSITRHDLLNKFSALQGYLEIIQAGIVEEKIKAHLAKQEQILTSIREQIDFAEDYEQIGIQKPTWHSLEKMVREVAASLPLEAHNLSVDLKNVEVFADPLLDRVFYNLMENTIRHASDAKEMRYYAKETPEGLRIVYEDDGIGIPPEDKENIFLRGYGENTGLGLFLIREILMITGIAIRESGDPGKGARFEILVPKGHYRIPPVQE is encoded by the coding sequence ATGATTTCAGTTCTCCTTCTCGATGATGATCCGGTGTTTCTCCGGAAGACAAAGGAGTACCTGGAGTCGTCCGGCACCTTTGATGTCGAAACCCGCGTATATCGCCCGGAAGATCCGTCACCGGTCCCCGCTCTCCATTATGATGCCATTGTAGCCGGTTCCGGTATTTGTGGGATCACGGACCGGGAAACGCTCAGAGATGCAACTCCTGCCGGGAACATAAGACCGGCAATCATCCTTACAACAAGTGATCCTGTAAGGGATGGCTTCGAAACACTTCCCCCCGATGTGCTGGTTTTTGTCAAAACCGGAAACGATCCTGCATCCCGGTATGCAGAACTCTCCTGCATGATCCGGTTTATCGCTCACCGGAATCTGCCGGCAAACCGGCGTACTGGTACAAATCGTCTTTATGCGGCCGGGGACCCGGTATCAGAACCAGCGGGATCCGGCGCTCCGTCCCCCGGGATGATTCCCTGCTGCGAGGAATATTTCCGAAAATTTGCCGATTCCCTCCCGGTCATTGTTGCCGATGTGGACCCTGACGGCCGGTTCCTGTACGCAAACAGGACACTCTCCCTGCTGACCGGGTATTCCTCATCAGAGCTCACCCGGGACATTGATCTGTATGCCCTGATCGTGCCGGAGAATCGCGGGAGGCTGGAGGAATGCCTCGGGGCTCTTTTTTCCGGCGGGGTTTGCGATCCCGAAGAATTCCAGGCCATCAGGAAAGATGGCAGCACATTTTCGTTCCTGCTCCATTTCACACCCCTGTTGAAGGATGGGCACATTCATGAAGTGCGCCTGATCGCAATCGACATCTCGCGGCATAAGGAGGTTGTGGATGCCCTTACCCGGCGTGAAACAATGTTCCGGATGCTCACGGAAAATTCCGGGTCCGGGTTCTTCATCACCCAGGGCGGGCGGTTCCGGTACGTAAACCCATACTTTGTCAGGACAACCGGTTATACGCTGGAAGACCTGGATACGCGCTCGGTCTGGGATATTATCGATCCCCAGGATCACGATACGGTACGACAGCACAGGTTTGCCCGGGAAAAGAACCCGGATATCGAGGGGCAGTTCGAGATCCGGTACATAACCCGGGACGGGGAGGACCGTTTTGCCCGGATCACTACCTCGCCCATCTCCTTCGAGGGAAAACCCGCAACCCTCGGGACAATGCTCGACGTCACCGACCAGAGGACCGCCCAGGACGGGCTCCGGCAGGCTAACCGGAAGCTCAACCTGCTCGGGAGCATCACGCGCCACGATCTCCTCAACAAGTTTTCCGCCCTGCAGGGATACCTGGAGATTATCCAGGCCGGGATAGTTGAGGAGAAGATCAAGGCACACCTTGCAAAACAGGAGCAGATCCTTACATCCATCCGTGAGCAGATCGATTTTGCCGAGGATTATGAACAGATAGGAATCCAGAAACCGACATGGCACTCCCTGGAAAAGATGGTCCGTGAGGTTGCTGCATCCCTTCCGCTCGAAGCCCATAACCTCTCTGTTGACTTGAAAAACGTGGAGGTTTTTGCCGATCCGCTCCTTGACCGGGTCTTCTACAATCTCATGGAAAATACGATCCGGCACGCTTCCGATGCAAAGGAGATGCGGTATTATGCAAAGGAGACTCCTGAAGGGCTCAGGATTGTGTACGAGGACGATGGTATCGGTATTCCCCCCGAGGACAAGGAGAATATATTTCTCCGGGGATATGGGGAGAATACCGGTCTTGGCCTCTTCCTTATCCGGGAGATCCTGATGATCACCGGCATTGCCATCAGGGAATCAGGTGATCCGGGTAAAGGAGCCCGGTTCGAGATCCTTGTACCAAAGGGACATTACCGGATTCCTCCTGTACAGGAATAA